The genomic DNA CAACAATTCCCAATGTTCGCTCCTTTAATGCATCAATGACCTGCCTATTACAACCTATCTATAACGCGCGGAGTGATGCAGACGACATGAATATATATACAGTGAATCTCGCATCTCATCACGCTCGTCAATAATGTAATAGTTCCTTTCTTGTGCCGCTACTTATTACTGGTCGTGCTATGGGCCAATCGATCCCGATTGCCCTCGACCACTCTCGTATTAATTACTGCTTCCGTTCATCGTCGGTACTGGCCCTGTTGCTGTTGATGTGCGTGTCTCGCGGCCTGTTGTGCTTGATCAAAACTTGCGCCGTATGCCTGCGTGGTtggctgctgctgttgctgtggGAAATACTGCCCTCCAGAGGATTGCGGTGTGGGTGTGCCCCAGCCTCCAGGAACATGCATGTGCGGTGTGGGCGTTTGCTGAGGAAAGTACTGCTGTTGCTGCGGCTGGTACATTGGATGCATCTGACTGGGCGTGGAGAACGCCATACCAGGCATTCCTAATGGTGTCCCGGGTCCCGTTGGCATACCCATGACACTGGGGGTACCCATCATACTAGGAGTTCCCATCATACTGGGTGCCCCCATGACACTTGGTGCACCCATCACGCTCGGTGCACCCATACCGCTTGGCGTTCCCATCATGCTTGGCGCATAAGTGCTCTGCGCCATTGCGTATTGTTGCTGCTGCACTTGTTGTTGTACCATCTGCTGCTGGCGTTGCTGGGCTTCCATCATCTGGCGCTGCTGAACCTCCATTATCTGCCGTTGCTGGGCTTGCATTGTGCGCCTATCAATCTCAGACTGCATAGCTGGTGTGTAGCTCATGCGATTAACTTTGTGAGCTGCCTTTTCCTTTTCCCGGTGGTCAATGTATCCAGTCAATCCAGTCGGAGGCTGATTCTGAACCTTTTTATTAGAGTTCTGTGAAAGATCAAGCAGCGGGGTGTTCGTCATGCGAGCCACCTGTTCCTGTTCACGAGCCGACAAAGTTGTAGGTCGCTGGTCGAGTAGTAGTTCAGCTCCGCGACTCAACGGGCGGCTAGGGGGAAAGGCAGGTCCTGGTGAGCCCTGAGGTGATCGTTGAATATGGCTCCAATCTCCAGAATGGGTGCGACCAAAAGGTGGGGGAGTGTGCGATTTACTCCTGCCATGTCCATACATGACGGGCAGATGCTGGGAAGCACGCTGCATGACCCACTCTTCGGGGTCTAGCCTCTGCCTGTCTTGTTGTGGTTGCGGTGGCGATGCCATGACTGGCTGCCATGGGACTTGGCGTGAGTCTGGAGAAATCGAGCCAGTGCGTACATGTCCGTTCATATTTGGTGTACCCTTGTCAGAAATGTACGACTGTCGTTGCTCATTTGGAGTTGTCGCAAGATTCTCATTTGAGCGCGAGGCATTGTTGTCATGGAACATTTGAGTCATAGTTCCACTTGTACCAGGTCGTTTCTCGTTGAAATCCAAAGCATATGTCGGCCCAAAGTCGATACTGGgcacagcagcagcagcagcagcagcaggaggaggaggaggtcgGGATGGGTCCAGCACAGATTGGTATCCGTATTCTTGATCCGACGGAGGCTTTACGTTTGGATCTCCAATCACGGTCAAGACGCCACTTCTTGGACGATCTTCACGTCTTGCAGGAAGCTTTCGCGGAGGCGGGACTTCCTCTTCGTATACACTAGCGTAGTCTGGCGTAGAGGTAGATACCGTATCATCATCGTATCGGCTGCTCGATGTACTTGGCTGACGGAACAGTGTTGATTGAGTATTGAGAGCGTCGAGGGCCTCAGGGTCGATCACGTCGTTTCGTAAACTGTCGAGTCTTGAGCTTGCTGTCGATGACGTGTCATCCTCTCTTGAGGTTGGGGAGGACGGACCTGGTAAGGGTTTGCGTTGAATGCCGACATTGCCGGAGTGAGAGCGGTAAGGGAGCTCTTGGCTTAGAGGCTGCTGCGGAAACTCACTATGTTCTGGCACCGGCGGGGCTACGGGATGATACCCTGAGGGAACATCGACAAATTCAGAATGCTCCACATAAGGTGATGCAGGAATGGTCGACAGACGATTGCCGGAGTTCTGGTTCGAAGGAGGTGGCCTCGAATTGACAGCAAGCAAGATTGGCGATCCTTGTTCGCCGTATTCACCACTTCGTCTGCTCTGTATGGTGTCCTGGCTTCTCCAGGCCGCGACTGCACCTGCAGCAGCTACGCCGCCGTGTGAAGCATCTGCCATTTGCTGAAGCGTGGCAGAGTCAACTGCAGCGTTTGGTTTCGTCAAAGGCATGTTGGGACGAATCGGTGGCTTCTGATTGGCAGCGTGCGTCTGAGTAGGGGGTAGATCGACAAATCCCTGAGGAGGAGCGGACAGATCTGCAGGCGGCTGTGGCAGATCCCGTGGCTCCCGAATAGGGCTCTCATCATGATCAGACCCCTCATAAGGCTGAACAGCTCCATTCTGCGGGGTATTGTTGAATATACGATGCTGAGGTGGAGTTGGCGGGCGCTCGTCTTCGTAGGGGGTTTCAGCTTGCGGAAATCTTGAAGGAGTGTTTTGATTGCCGCGTCCATTGACCTGCTCAGACACTGATCGTTGGTGGCGCGGCGTGCCGAATGGGATTCCTGCCGGCGCTGTTCCAGTTCGACGCGGCGGTTGTACTTCAAGGTCCTGCTGTATTCTTCGCGATGGTGAAGATTGGCGTGTAGATGGACTAGAGCGAACAGAGCCTTGGTCCTCAAACCGCAA from Pyrenophora tritici-repentis strain M4 chromosome 8, whole genome shotgun sequence includes the following:
- a CDS encoding Med15 multi-domain protein, with the protein product MTQMFHDNNASRSNENLATTPNEQRQSYISDKGTPNMNGHVRTGSISPDSRQVPWQPVMASPPQPQQDRQRLDPEEWVMQRASQHLPVMYGHGRSKSHTPPPFGRTHSGDWSHIQRSPQGSPGPAFPPSRPLSRGAELLLDQRPTTLSAREQEQVARMTNTPLLDLSQNSNKKVQNQPPTGLTGYIDHREKEKAAHKVNRMSYTPAMQSEIDRRTMQAQQRQIMEVQQRQMMEAQQRQQQMVQQQVQQQQYAMAQSTYAPSMMGTPSGMGAPSVMGAPSVMGAPSMMGTPSMMGTPSVMGMPTGPGTPLGMPGMAFSTPSQMHPMYQPQQQQYFPQQTPTPHMHVPGGWGTPTPQSSGGQYFPQQQQQPTTQAYGASFDQAQQAARHAHQQQQGQYRR